From the Hevea brasiliensis isolate MT/VB/25A 57/8 chromosome 15, ASM3005281v1, whole genome shotgun sequence genome, one window contains:
- the LOC110655586 gene encoding 60S ribosomal protein L23 produces MSKRGRGGSAGNKFRMSLGLPVAATVNCADNTGAKNLYIISVKGIKGRLNRLPSACVGDMVMATVKKGKPDLRKKVMPAVIVRQRKPWRRKDGVYMYFEDNAGVIVNPKGEMKGSAITGPIGKECADLWPRIASAANAIV; encoded by the exons GACGTGGAGGATCAGCGGGTAACAAGTTCAGGATGTCACTGGGTCTGCCAGTTGCGGCGACCGTCAACTGCGCCGATAACACTGGTGCTAAGAACCTCTACATCATTTCGGTGAAGGGAATCAAGGGTCGCTTGAACCGCTTGCCCTCTGCTTGTGTTGGGGATATGGTCATGGCTACTGTCAAGAAAGGAAAGCCTGATCTGAGGAAGAAGGTCATGCCCGCTGTCATTGTCAGGCAGCGCAAGCCATGGCGCAGAAAGGACGGAGTCTACATGTACTTCGAAG ATAATGCTGGAGTTATTGTGAATCCTAAAGGCGAAATGAAAG GATCTGCTATAACTGGTCCAATTGGGAAGGAATGTGCTGATCTGTGGCCAAGGATTGCAAGTGCAGCAAATGCCATAGTATAA
- the LOC110655524 gene encoding peroxygenase-like: protein MAKQIEDALARAAPLAPVTYERPVPDDLEDTLRKPYVAKALQAPDTEHPHGTPRHKHYGMTVLQQHVAFPWETYSGFCAIGFNPVFTLIMAVAINGALSYATLPGWFPSPFFPIYIHNIQRAKHGSDSGTYDTEGRFMPVHFENIFSKYAITVPDKLTFGELWDMTEGQRLAFDLFGWISAKLEWVILYIHVRDEKSYLSKEAIRRCYDGSLFEYCAKMNMGSEAKMR, encoded by the exons ATGGCTAAACAGATTGAGGATGCATTGGCAAGAGCAGCACCTCTTGCACCTGTTACTTATGAGAGACCTGTTCCGGATGACTTGGAGGATACACTGCGTAAGCCTT ACGTGGCAAAAGCATTGCAAGCTCCTGATACAGAACATCCTCATGGAACACCAAGACATAAGCATTATGGCATGACTGTCCTCCAGCAGCATGTTGCCTTTCCGTGGGAGACTTATAGTG GATTTTGTGCAATTGGATTCAATCCAGTTTTCACTCTTATCATGGCTGTTGCCATCAATGGAGCCTTGAGCTATGCTACATTGCCT GGATGGTTTCCTTCCCCCTTTTTTCCCATATACATACACAACATACAGAGAGCCAAGCATGGGAGTGATTCAGGAACATATGACACCGAAGGAAG ATTTATGCCTGTGCATTTTGAAAACATTTTCAGCAAGTATGCTATTACAGTGCCTGACAAGCTGACCTTCGGAGAACTCTGGGACATGACAGAAGGACAGCGACTCGCCTTTGACCTTTTTGGATG GATTTCGGCCAAGTTAGAGTGGGTGATCCTCTACATTCATGTAAGAGATGAAAAAAGCTATCTGTCTAAAGAAGCTATTCGGCGCTGTTATGATGGCAGCTTGTTCGAGTATTGTGCTAAAATGAACATGGGAAGTGAGGCTAAGATGCGTTAA
- the LOC110655583 gene encoding eukaryotic translation initiation factor, whose amino-acid sequence MASETAIEGTTTEATATGTEQPQQHKLERKWTFWFDNQSKPKQGAAWGTSLRKVYTFDTVEEFWCLYDQIFKPSKLPGNADFHLFKAGIEPKWEDPECAGGGKWSVTCGRKAILDTMWLETLMALIGEQFDEADEICGVVASVRQRQDKLALWTKTATNEAAQMSIGKKWKEIIDVTDKITYSFHDDSRRERSAKGRYNV is encoded by the exons ATGGCAAGCGAAACAGCAATAGAAGGAACCACGACGGAGGCCACAGCTACTGGGACAGAGCAGCCGCAACagcacaagctagagaggaagtgGACGTTCTGGTTCGATAATCAATCCAAGCCTAAACAAGGTGCAGCCTGGGGCACCTCTCTCCGCAAGGTCTACACCTTCGACACCGTCGAAGAATTTTGGTG TTTGTATGATCAAATATTCAAGCCCAGCAAACTGCCCGGAAATGCTGATTTCCACTTATTTAAAGCTGGAATTGAACCCAAATGGGAAGATCCTGAGTGTGCTGGTGGGGGGAAGTGGTCTGTTACTTGTGGCAGGAAGGCTATCCTTGATACCATGTGGCTGGAGACT TTGATGGCTTTAATTGGGGAACAATTCGATGAGGCCGATGAGATTTGTGGTGTGGTTGCAAGTGTGCGCCAAAGGCAGGATAAACTTGCATTGTGGACGAAGACAGCTACAAATGAGGCTGCTCAG ATGAGCATTGGCAAGAAGTGGAAAGAGATCATTGATGTCACTGACAAGATCACATACAGTTTTCAT GATGATTCTAGAAGGGAAAGATCTGCCAAAGGCCGATATAATGTATAA
- the LOC110655585 gene encoding protein PROTON GRADIENT REGULATION 5, chloroplastic, whose amino-acid sequence MATSISATGFKGGFGTSSFMAGEDFGMLAKSVLPNHVRVAKPVRLAATMKNVNEGKGLFAPIVVVTRNIIGKKRLNQLRGKAIALHSQVITEFCKSIGADSKQRQGLIRLAKKNGERLGFLA is encoded by the exons ATGGCTACTTCAATTTCAGCAACTGGGTTTAAGGGAGGTTTTGGTACTAGTTCATTTATGGCTGGCGAAGACTTTGGCATGTTGGCTAAGTCAGTACTGCCAAACCATGTAAGGGTTGCAAAGCCGGTAAGATTGGCGGCCACGATGAAGAACGTTAATGAAGGGAAGGGTCTTTTCGCACCTATTGTTGTTGTCACACGCAATATAATTGGCAAGAAAAGGCTCAACcagcttagaggcaaagcaaTTGCCTTACACTCTCag GTGATTACCGAATTCTGCAAATCAATAGGAGCAGACTCAAAACAAAGGCAAGGACTGATCAGATTGGCCAAAAAGAATGGAGAAAGACTGGGGTTTCTCGCTTGA
- the LOC110655582 gene encoding pentatricopeptide repeat-containing protein At4g19890, translating to MVPLLILKSHGLRTKFSASTIPSFVSFNNPFSSRSPRFYHHNADDYGNYNLTSPSPSSPPQSFVRSICSMVCESYYQQASYFRTSPPKLNLQINPDSLTHEQVITVVASLAEEAGSIVALSFFNWAIGFAKFRHFMRLYIVCASSFIGNGNLDRAREVMQNMVRSFAEIGRLKEAVSMVIEMQNHGLVLNARTLNFVIEYASYLGLIDYAENLFDEMRDRGVFPDSSSYKLMVVAYCRMGRISDADRLLKDMLESGFIVDNATCTLIISTFCEKGSANRVFWYFNKWIKMGLKPNLINFTSLINGMCKRGSIKQAFETLEEMVREGWKPNVYTHTALIDGLCRKGWTERAFRLFLKLVRSDNYKPNVYTYTSMINGYCKEEKLNRAEMLLSRMKEQGLFPNTNTYSCLIDGHCKVGNFERAYELMDLMVKEGFTPNAFTYNAFIDGLCKKGRFPEAYNLFRKGLKFGLQADSVTYTIIISELCRQDNNKQALAFFSRMFKVGLQPDMSTYNVLITTFCRQKRMEESEKLFEEAVKLGLVPTKETYTSMISGYCRDGHVSLAVKFFHKMSDYGCTPDSVTYGALISGLCTESKLSEASQLYETMIDKGLSPCEVTRLTLAYEYCKQGDAASAMIILERLEKKLWIRTVNTLIRKLCSEKKVGVAALFFHKLLDKDPNVDRITLAAFTTACYDSNKYALVSDLSEKMISKGIG from the coding sequence ATGGTGCCTCTTCTCATTCTCAAATCCCATGGACTTAGAACCAAATTCTCAGCTTCAACAATCCCTTCCTTTGTCAGCTTCAACAACCCATTCTCTTCTAGATCGCCACGTTTCTACCACCACAACGCCGATGATTACGGTAACTATAACCTCACTTCACCATCACCTTCATCGCCACCGCAATCTTTTGTCAGATCAATTTGTTCAATGGTCTGTGAATCCTATTATCAACAAGCCTCATACTTTAGAACATCACCTCCGAAGCTCAATCTCCAAATCAATCCCGATTCTTTGACCCATGAACAGGTCATTACGGTCGTTGCTTCACTTGCAGAGGAAGCGGGTTCAATAGTGGCATTGAGTTTCTTCAATTGGGCAATTGGGTTTGCCAAGTTTAGGCATTTTATGAGGTTATATATCGTTTGTGCTTCTTCTTTTATTGGCAATGGCAATTTGGATAGAGCCCGTGAAGTGATGCAAAATATGGTCAGGAGCTTTGCTGAGATTGGGAGGTTGAAGGAGGCTGTTAGTATGGTTATTGAGATGCAAAACCATGGCTTAGTATTGAATGCTCGGACATTGAATTTTGTTATTGAGTATGCAAGCTATTTGGGCTTGATTGATTATGCGGAGAACTTGTTTGACGAAATGCGTGATAGAGGGGTTTTCCCTGATTCTAGCAGttataagttgatggttgttGCTTATTGTAGAATGGGCAGAATTTCGGATGCTGATAGGTTGTTAAAGGATATGCTTGAGTCAGGTTTCATTGTTGACAATGCTACCTGTACTTTGATAATTAGCACATTTTGTGAGAAGGGTTCAGCGAATAGAGTGTTTTGGTATTTTAATAAGTGGATCAAGATGGGTTTGAaaccaaatttgataaattttacatCTTTGATTAATGGCATGTGCAAGAGAGGTAGCATTAAGCAAGCATTTGAGACGTTGGAGGAAATGGTTAGGGAAGGTTGGAAACCCAATGTGTACACTCATACAGCATTGATTGATGGGTTATGTAGGAAGGGATGGACTGAAAGGGCATTTAGGCTATTTCTTAAGCTTGTTAGGAGCGACAATTACAAACCAAATGTATACACGTACACTAGCATGATTAATGGGTAttgcaaagaagaaaaattgaatcGAGCAGAGATGCTATTGAGCAGGATGAAAGAACAGGGATTGTTTCCTAACACCAACACGTATAGTTGTCTCATTGATGGACACTGTAAAGTGGGGAACTTTGAAAGAGCATATGAGTTGATGGATTTAATGGTTAAAGAAGGATTCACTCCTAATGCCTTTACATATAATGCATTTATTGATGGCCTCTGTAAAAAAGGAAGGTTTCCAGAGGCATATAATCTGTTTAGGAAGGGACTAAAATTTGGATTGCAGGCTGATAGTGTAACATATACCATTATCATATCTGAGCTTTGCAGACAGGACAATAATAAGCAGGCCCTTGCATTTTTCAGCAGGATGTTCAAAGTTGGCCTACAGCCTGATATGAGCACATATAATGTGCTGATTACAACCTTCTGTAGACAAAAAAGAATGGAAGAAAGTGAGAAACTTTTTGAGGAAGCTGTCAAGCTCGGCTTGGTTCCAACCAAGGAAACATACACATCAATGATAAGTGGGTACTGTCGAGATGGCCATGTCAGTTTGGCTGTAAAGTTTTTCCATAAGATGAGCGACTATGGTTGCACACCTGATAGTGTTACTTATGGAGCTCTGATAAGTGGTTTATGCACCGAGTCTAAGTTGAGTGAGGCTTCTCAGTTGTATGAAACCATGATTGACAAGGGGCTGTCTCCATGTGAAGTTACTAGGCTGACGTTGGCTTATGAGTATTGCAAACAAGGTGATGCTGCTTCTGCTATGATTATCTTGGAGAGGCTAGAGAAAAAACTCTGGATTCGGACAGTTAATACATTGATCAGGAAGCTTTGTAGTGAGAAGAAAGTAGGCGTTGCTGCATTGTTCTTTCATAAATTACTGGACAAGGACCCTAATGTAGATCGAATAACTTTGGCTGCATTTACCACTGCGTGTTATGACAGCAACAAGTATGCTCTTGTTTCTGACTTGTCTGAAAAAATGATCTCTAAAGGAATTGGTTAG
- the LOC110655581 gene encoding uncharacterized protein LOC110655581, whose translation MTFSETFKQSKTGNTTLSTAQMASMATHFSAALFLLPIGLRRLFCSSSLYIKNPSLFRSKTWYLSETKWKNLDLYILTIALPIASFSEIFLFLSSNGHPAYRFSFTHQSLVLFLYWALIILFLLRDTIDPLTLNDNFLFILTGIVFFMEYTVIGNGISGHVGGVFYGLCGDLTIICGCCCLYLAIRPTAFFMEFCFCCGLVLRGTWFLQAGLCLYTEVFAFKGCHKIMVSPESENAELKCDLEEDGLRGVALVNLLFIGHAIGVLLVSFGVFGLLSSHRDSRHCEASGPLLTELHSDSALMRTLPEFELE comes from the coding sequence ATGACATTTTCTGAAACCTTTAAACAATCCAAGACCGGAAATACCACATTATCAACAGCACAAATGGCATCGATGGCGACACATTTTTCCGCCGCCCTATTCCTTCTTCCCATTGGGCTGCGCCGCCTCTTCTGCTCGTCTTCTCTCTACATCAAGAACCCATCTTTGTTCAGATCCAAAACGTGGTATCTCTCTGAGACCAAATGGAAGAATCTCGATTTATATATCCTCACTATAGCCCTCCCAATTGCTTCTTTCTCTGAAATCTTCCTTTTCTTGTCTTCTAACGGTCACCCCGCTTATCGTTTCTCCTTCACGCATCAATCCCtggttcttttcctttattgggcGTTGatcattttatttcttttgcGAGATACCATTGACCCATTAACCCTTAATGATAATTTCTTGTTTATATTAACGGGGATTGTGTTTTTCATGGAGTATACAGTTATTGGGAACGGGATTTCTGGTCACGTTGGTGGGGTTTTTTAcggtttatgtggtgatttgacCATTATTTGTGGTTGCTGCTGTTTGTATTTGGCTATTAGGCCTACTGCCTTTTTCATGGAGTTTTGTTTTTGTTGTGGGTTGGTTTTAAGGGGGACTTGGTTTTTGCAAGCTGGTTTGTGCTTGTATACTGAGGTTTTTGCGTTCAAGGGTTGTCATAAAATAATGGTTTCGCCAGAAAGTGAAAATGCTGAGTTGAAGTGTGATCTTGAAGAGGATGGATTGAGGGGTGTGGCATTGGTTAATTTGTTATTTATTGGGCATGCAATTGGGGTCTTGCTTGTGAGCTTTGGGGTGTTTGGGCTGTTGTCAAGTCATAGGGATTCAAGGCATTGTGAGGCAAGTGGTCCATTACTGACAGAACTCCATTCAGACAGTGCTTTGATGCGCACACTTCCTGAATTTGAGCTGGAATAG
- the LOC110655580 gene encoding actin-related protein 2/3 complex subunit 2B isoform X2 has product MRRELSMACFERASPALKEILLKLYRAEKHVEVDHHLYEFGSVEYHIQSPAADPNHNYLSISTPLLSHGVLHSYGFSPYTIRMLKEVCSDAVEIVEPPREGYQLTLKLDFSKIPSEKESEKVIRQISSVQAVILSSQLKEMLENVNSQDVSQGMYKPIKLVYHPREPFYVIKQELMDVGSSEKWSKAPPCTWSPIPPPELRGEPLEDLSTNGGFVSFDISSRHVEGKKLDKTVWSLLNFYAYVKNHIKCTRGFIQRRMQKRLENLVEVLHKENQEEEGDVKKVKENAGCRYVRKLVRFPKSAMLKQRCGEFTKRMKRIRFRIKIHGFGRFRRRWLTIPKLSSPMRYTKID; this is encoded by the exons ATGAGAAGAGAGCTCAGCATGGCTTGCTTTGAGAGGGCATCACCTGCACTCAAGGAGATCCTGCTCAAGTTGTATCG tGCTGAAAAGCATGTGGAGGTTGATCATCACTTGTATGAATTTGGTTCTGTAGAGTACCATATTCAG TCCCCAGCAGCAGATCCAAATCATAACTACCTGTCAATATCAACTCCATTGCTTTCCCATGGCGTTCTGCATTCATATGGGTTCTCACCATACACAATACGGATGCTCAAGGAGGTTTGTTCTGATGCTGTGGAAATTGTTGAACCCCCAAGAGAAGGATACCAGCTCACTTTAAAACTTGATTTTTCCAAGATTCCAAGTGAAAAAG AATCAGAAAAGGTGATTAGACAAATTTCTTCGGTGCAAGCAGTCATTTTAAGTTCCCAACTGAAAGAAATGTTGGAGAATGTCAATTCTCAGGATGTGTCTCAGGGGATGTATAAGCCAATCAAACTTGTCTACCACCCAAGAGAACCATTTTATGTCATCAAACAG GAACTTATGGATGTGGGAAGTTCAGAAAAATGGTCCAAAGCACCACCTTGCACCTGGTCACCCATTCCTCCACCAGAATTAAGAGGAGAGCCTTTAGAAGATTTGAGCACCAATGGAGGGTTTGTTTCTTTTG ATATTTCATCTCGTCATGTTGAAGGTAAAAAACTAGATAAGACTGTATGGAGTCTGTTAAACTTCTATGCCTATGTGAAAAACCACATAAAG TGCACCAGAGGATTCATACAGAGAAGGATGCAAAAGCGTTTGGAAAACTTGGTTGAG GTCCTGCACAAGGAAaatcaagaagaagaaggagatgtTAAAAAGGTTAAAG AAAATGCAGGATGTAGATATGTTAGAAAACTGGTAAGGTTCCCAAAATCTGCAATGCTTAAACAAAGATGTGGTGAGTTCACCAAAAGGATGAAGCGGATTCGTTTTCGAATTAAAATCCATGGATTTGGGCGTTTTCGGAGACGTTGGTTGACAATCCCAAAGTTATCTTCTCCAATGAGATATACTAAAATAGATTAA
- the LOC110655580 gene encoding actin-related protein 2/3 complex subunit 2B isoform X1: MRRELSMACFERASPALKEILLKLYRAEKHVEVDHHLYEFGSVEYHIQSPAADPNHNYLSISTPLLSHGVLHSYGFSPYTIRMLKEVCSDAVEIVEPPREGYQLTLKLDFSKIPSEKESEKVIRQISSVQAVILSSQLKEMLENVNSQDVSQGMYKPIKLVYHPREPFYVIKQQQKITAVFPMRFKEPSDVIIATAFFQELMDVGSSEKWSKAPPCTWSPIPPPELRGEPLEDLSTNGGFVSFDISSRHVEGKKLDKTVWSLLNFYAYVKNHIKCTRGFIQRRMQKRLENLVEVLHKENQEEEGDVKKVKENAGCRYVRKLVRFPKSAMLKQRCGEFTKRMKRIRFRIKIHGFGRFRRRWLTIPKLSSPMRYTKID; encoded by the exons ATGAGAAGAGAGCTCAGCATGGCTTGCTTTGAGAGGGCATCACCTGCACTCAAGGAGATCCTGCTCAAGTTGTATCG tGCTGAAAAGCATGTGGAGGTTGATCATCACTTGTATGAATTTGGTTCTGTAGAGTACCATATTCAG TCCCCAGCAGCAGATCCAAATCATAACTACCTGTCAATATCAACTCCATTGCTTTCCCATGGCGTTCTGCATTCATATGGGTTCTCACCATACACAATACGGATGCTCAAGGAGGTTTGTTCTGATGCTGTGGAAATTGTTGAACCCCCAAGAGAAGGATACCAGCTCACTTTAAAACTTGATTTTTCCAAGATTCCAAGTGAAAAAG AATCAGAAAAGGTGATTAGACAAATTTCTTCGGTGCAAGCAGTCATTTTAAGTTCCCAACTGAAAGAAATGTTGGAGAATGTCAATTCTCAGGATGTGTCTCAGGGGATGTATAAGCCAATCAAACTTGTCTACCACCCAAGAGAACCATTTTATGTCATCAAACAG CAACAAAAAATCACTGCAGTATTCCCAATGCGTTTTAAAGAACCTTCAGATGTGATCATAGCAACAGCCTTTTTTCAG GAACTTATGGATGTGGGAAGTTCAGAAAAATGGTCCAAAGCACCACCTTGCACCTGGTCACCCATTCCTCCACCAGAATTAAGAGGAGAGCCTTTAGAAGATTTGAGCACCAATGGAGGGTTTGTTTCTTTTG ATATTTCATCTCGTCATGTTGAAGGTAAAAAACTAGATAAGACTGTATGGAGTCTGTTAAACTTCTATGCCTATGTGAAAAACCACATAAAG TGCACCAGAGGATTCATACAGAGAAGGATGCAAAAGCGTTTGGAAAACTTGGTTGAG GTCCTGCACAAGGAAaatcaagaagaagaaggagatgtTAAAAAGGTTAAAG AAAATGCAGGATGTAGATATGTTAGAAAACTGGTAAGGTTCCCAAAATCTGCAATGCTTAAACAAAGATGTGGTGAGTTCACCAAAAGGATGAAGCGGATTCGTTTTCGAATTAAAATCCATGGATTTGGGCGTTTTCGGAGACGTTGGTTGACAATCCCAAAGTTATCTTCTCCAATGAGATATACTAAAATAGATTAA